The Fundidesulfovibrio soli sequence TCCGACTTCCACGCCGCATCCGCCCGGTTGATGGGTCTTCCATTTTTCGGGCTTGTTGAGCGGTTTAAGGAATCCGTGCATCTGCTGGAGCGTTCGCTTAGCAGAACGGCTCTGCTGGAGCATTACAATGTCGGGCATATCAACCGTAATCCCGACAGGGCCGACAGCCTCGAGCTCCGTATAGAGCAGATACGGAAGAGCTTAGGGGGTGAACTGTTCGAAACGCTAGTTGCACGCAATCAGCATGATCTGCGTCTCTTTGCCTTAGCCAGCGAGCTATTCGACCGCAGGCTCGTCTCGATCATTCCTCAATAAAAAACCGGAGCGCCCGCTAGGGCGCTCCGGTGTGTCATTTCATGGCCAAACGTGAAGGCTAGCCTTTTTTCTTGAGCCCCGCGTACCAGCCGCTGGCCTGCTCCAGGATGGCGTTGATGCGCCCCACCATCTTGTGCGGGTCGGAGAGGTACCCCTCGAGCAGCAGCGCGGATTCATAGAGCTGCGTGGTGGCCTGCTCGATGAACGGGTCGGCCGGGTCCGCCGTGTGGATGTCCAGCAGGTTGCGGGTCAGCGGGTGGTCCGGGTTGACCTCCATGATCTTGGGCGGGATGGACTCGTCCTTGCTCATCAGGCGCATGATCTTCTGCATCTGGGAGCTGCCGCCCTCGGCCGAGACCAGGCACGACGGGCTGGACTTGAGCCTAGTGGAGCGGCGCACGTCCTTGATCTTGTCGCCCAGGATCTTCTTCATGTCCGAAAGCAGGGCGTCCAGGCCGCCGGACTGCTCCGTGGTGAGCGGCTCCGGGGCGTTGGCCGCCGGGGCCACGTCCTCGAAGGGGTCCAGGTCGGAGGCCTGGGCCTGCTCGGCGGACTTGAACGTGAACTCCTTGAAGGTGTGCAGCGACTCCAGCATGAACTCGTCGATGGGCTCGTAGAGGTAGAGCACCTCAACGCCCTTGCGCGTGAACATCTCCAAGTAGGGGTTGAGCTCCACGGCCTCGCGGCTGGGGCCGGAGACGTAGTACACGGTCTTCTGGCCCTCCTTGGCGCGGCTCACGTAGTCCGCGAGGGAGGTCAGCTTGCCGGGGCCGTCCAGCGCGGAGGAGTCGAAGCGCAGCAGCTCGGCCACGGAGTCGCGGTTCAGGTAGTCGGAGTAGCCCAGCTTGAAGATCTTTGAGTGCTCCTTCCAGAGGGCGGCGTAGCCGTCGGGGTCCGAGGCGGCCTTCTTCTTCAGGCGGGAGAGGATCTCCTTGGTGACGGCCTGGGCGATGCGGCGCAGCACGGCGTTCTGCTGCAAGGTCTCGCGGGAGATGTTGAGCGGCAGGTCCTCGGTGTCCACCACGCCCCGGCAGAAGCGCAGGTATTCGGGCAGCAGCTCGGTGGCGTCCTTGGCGATGAGCACGCGGCGCACGTAGAGGTCCAGCCCGCGCTCCAGCTTCTGGAAGCCCATGTAGTCCTCGGCCTTGGCGGGCACGAACACCAGGGAGGAGAACTGCACCGGGGCGTCCACGTTCATGTGGATGGTTTCCAGCGGGGGCTCGTCGTCGTGGGTCAGGAAGGTGTAGAACTCCTTGTACTGCTCGGCGGTGACGCTGCTCTTGGGCTCACGCCAGATGGCGGGCACGGTGTTCACGCGCTCGCCGTCCACCAGGATGGGGAAGGAGATGAAGTGCGAGTGCCGGTTGATGACGTCCTTGAGCACGTCCGGCTCGGCGAACTCCTTGGCGTCGTCCTTGAGGTGGATCTCGATGGAGGTTCCGCGCTCCACCTCGCCCTCGGCGGGGATCAGCTCATAGCCGCCCAGGCCGTCGGAGATCCAGACCCAGGCCTGCTCGCCCGGGGTGGCCGAGCTGGTGGTCAGCACCACCTTGCGGGCCACCATGAACACCGAATAGAAGCCCACGCCGAAACGCCCGATGATGGAGCTGGCCTTGGACTTGTCCTCGCCCAGGGCGTTGATGAAGTCCTCGGACCCGGAATGCGCGATGGAGCCGATGTTCTCCACCAGCTCCAGCTCGCTCATGCCCAGGCCGGTGTCCGTGATGGTCAGCACGGCGTTGTCCTTGTCGGTGGCGATGCGGATCTCCAACGGCAGGTCCGGCGCGGCGACCTGGTCGCCCCGGCTCATCTGGAAGCGCAGCTTCTCGAGTGCGTCCGAGGCGTTGGAGACCAGCTCGCGCAGGAAGATCTCCTTGTTGGTGTAGACGGAGTGGGTGATGATATCGAGCAGTTTGACGATATCAGCCTTGAACTCGCGCTTGATCACATTGTCGGACATGGCTGTCTCTGACTCCTTAGGGAATGTTCTGTGATGATTCGTGATGTTCCGGCCGGACCGGCCGGGCGCCTAGGGCGCTCAGGAAAAGCCGCCCGAGCCGCAGCCGCCCAGGCCGCCTGACGAGGGGCCGGAGAGGTCCGGCCCGCCCAGGCCCTGCACGTTGGGCGCGCTCATGAGCCTGACCACGTCCTTGGAGGCGCAGGACGGGCAGGCGGGCTTTTCACTGGAGGACGCGTGCCTGATTTCCTCGAACCTGCAGGAGCAGGCGCGGCACTGGTATTCGTATATGGGCATGGGATTCTCCTGATCGATTCCGTCAACAGAAGCAACTAACCAGCCCAAGCGGCCTGTCAAGGCGCAAAGGCCCGCTTTTTTACGGTAAAATGAAGGCTTGACGGCCCCCCGTCGGTGATTATCGTCACAATCGAAACACCGTTTTGAGGAGGAATCCGCATGGTCATCGACTTCAGCCCCTTCTTCGGCGCACAATCGCCCCTTGAGCGCGTGTTCGAGGCTATTTGGTCCCCCACGCTGCCCATTTCCCAGCGGCCCTACGCCTACCCGCCCCTGAACATCTCGGAAGACCAGGACCGCATCCTGGTGCATTGCGAGATTCCGGGAATGGACATCTCCGAGATCGACCTGAGCCTCACCGACTCCTCGCTGGTCATCAAGGGCGAGCGCCAGCCCGCCAAGGGCAAGTACTACAGGCAGGAGCGCCCCACCGGCGCGTTCCAACGCGTGGTGAACATCCAGTCCCCCATCGACCGCGACAAGGTGAGCGCCAAGATGAAGGACGGACTCCTGGAGATCGTGATCCCCAAGTCCGACGGCGCCAAGCCCAAGAAAATCTCCATCGACATCGCCTGATCTGGAGGAACACCCATGAGCGACATCCGCAAGACCGAAGAGAAGGGCTTTCCCCGGGTCAAGCCCGCAACGGACATCGTGGAGGCCGAGGACGGCTTCTACATCTACATGGACATGCCCGGCGTCTCCAAGGAGGCCCTGGTGATCGACCTCAACGAGGACGAGATCAAGGTTTCTGGGCGCAGCGCCTACCCGGCGCCCGACGGCGAGAAGCTGATCCACGTGGAGTTCGGCAACGGCGAATACTACCGGGGCTTCACGCTCTCGCACATCGTGGACAAGTCCCGCATCAAGGCCACGCTCAAGAACGGCGTGCTGGAGCTGCACCTGCCCAAGGCCGAAAAGGCCCAGCCGCGCAAGATCGACATCCAGATGGGCTGAGTGGGCAACGCATGATCACAAAGGCCGGGGCGAAAGCTCCGGCCTTTTTTTATGCCCGGGGCCGGATTTGCATTGGCGCGCGAATTGTCTTATCCGGGTTTTCCGGGTCCGCCTGGATTCCTCCCGTCCGGCGTCCGCAATCCATATTCAGGAAGGTAACGGCATGCAGCTTCTCGACGGGAAAGCCACAGCACTGAGCATCCGCCAGCAACTGGCGCAGGAGGTCGCGGTCCTGGCCGCCAGGCACGGCCGCCCCCCGCACCTGGCCGTGGTGCTCGTGGGCGAGGACCCCGCCTCCCAGGTATACGTTCGCAACAAGGAAAAGGCCTGCGCCGACGCAGGCATCCGCTCCAGCGCCCACCGCATCCCCGCCGAAACCACCCAGGCCGAGCTGGAGACGCTCGTCTCCGGCCTCAACGCCGACGACGGCGTGGACGGCATCCTGGTGCAGGCTCCCCTGCCCAAGCACCTGGACATCCTGGCCGTGCAGGCCCTGGTGGCCCCCGAGAAGGACGTGGACGGCTTCCACCCCATGAACGTGGGCAAGCTCTGCATCGGCCTCCCCTGCCTGGAGCCTTGCACCCCGGCGGGCGTGATGGTGCTGCTGGAGCGCTACGGCATCTCCTGCGCGGGCAAGCGGGCCGTGGTCATCGGGCGCTCCAACATCGTGGGCAAGCCCATGGCGCTCATGCTGGCGCGGGCCACGCCCCTGGCCAATGCCACGGTCACCATCTGCCACTCCCGCACGCCGGACCTGCCCGGCGTCTGCCGCGAGGCGGACATCCTGGTGGCTGCCATCGGCAGGGCGCGCTTCGTCACCAAGGATATGGTCAAGCCCGGAGCCGTGGTCATCGACGTGGGCATGAACCGCACGGATACCGGCCTCTGCGGCGACGTGGACTTCGCGGCCGTGAAGGACGTGGCCTCGGCCATCACCCCGGCCCCCGGCGGCATCGGACCCATGACCATAGCCATGCTCATATCCAACACGGTGAAGGCGTTCACCATGCGCAAGGGCGCGTAAACCAGCCCAGGCCCCCACTCGCCGGCCCGGGCAGTTGAAAGGGCGGGAGCATATGGCGGGAACGACCGCAAAAATCCTTCTGGCCGCGCTGGCCCTGCTCCTCTGGGGCGGGGCCGCCGAGGCCCGGACACTCACGCTTTTAAGCCCCGCCTTCAAGGACGGGGACAAGATGCCGCGCAGCACCGGTTGCGACGGAGGCGAGCGCTCACCCGCGCTGCAGGTCTCCGGGGCGCCCGAAGGCACGCGGACGCTGGCCCTGCTGGCCTCCGAGATGGACGGCGGCAAGGCCAGGGCAACGCTCTGGATGGCCTGCAACATCCCCCCCGCGACACAGACCATCGCCGAAAACCAGCCCCGTACCCGGCAGATGAAGCCCGAGGGCGTGCAGGTCAGCCTCCCGGGCGGGAAGCCGGGCTATTCCGGCCCCTGCCCGCCAGCCGGGGCCACGCGCAACGTGATGATCGAGGTCTTCGCCCTGGACACCAGCCTGGACCTGCCGGAATCGGCCACGCGCCAGGAGTTCCTGCTGGCGCTGGAGGGGCACATCCTGGCTCGGGCCAAGCTGGCGGGGAAATACAAGAAGTAGCTGGAGCGGGATTGACGGGAACTAAAGGCCGGGAAACCGGCCTTTTTCTTTTGTCGGCCTGCCCTCCTCTGCTCCGCGCAAACCCGCTGTTTGCCTTTGTATCTGCATGGAGGCGCGCCCGACCACCTGCTAGCACAGCCTCACGCGCCACCCCGCCGCTTGTCCACCACCCCGCAGTCGCCTTCCCAAACATCGGCCTGACAGCCGCCTTGTGCGCCTGCCCTGCTTGTGCCCGTACCCGCCGCCCTAGACAGGGAATCACTGTCCTTTCCAACTTTCTCCCTACATAGCCCTATGTGGGGTGATTTTTTCTTCCTCCTGCATAGAATTGCCAGAATGACGCGATGCCTTCGGGGCATGGCGGCCGACGCAATTGACAACAGCAACCCCTGCAAGGAGGGCTTCACGATGGATTTCGAGGCAACTCAATCAAATGGCGATGGATTCGATTTCACGGATGACATGAACCATGTTCTTGGGCCGGTTACAGCGCAGTTTCCTGCGGGCCAGACGGGCCTGGTGGACGGTGCGGCCGGATTCCGCGATGCCGATGGGCACATCGCGTTCCCCGGCAGATACGAGGGCAATGGCGCCCCGTCGTTCAGGCCTGAGGCCGGGCCGAAGGCTCCGGTATCGGGGCAGGAGGAAGGCTGGCCCAGGAAGAACGATGACGGGAGCTACCAGATAGCCCCGGGGGCGAGGGGGGTGTTTGAGCCCTTCAGCCCCATAGAGGCTGAGGTGCTCGCACCGACCATCACAGCGGGCATTGGGGCAGGCCTAGGCACTCTTCTCGCACCGGGCGCTGGTACAGTCGCAGGGGCAGCTGCTGCCGGAGGAATGATCGGAGCCGCCTTTCAGAACCCCTTCGAGAAAGTGCTTCAAATTGCGCCAGTACCAAGAATCCGCATCGAAGGGGGAGGACACCCGGAAATGAGCGCGCCCGACTATCCCAACGGGAACAGAGGCGAGTTTTAACTTTCAGGGGCAGAGCAACCGCGCTCTGCCCCGGCTTTACCATCCATATTTTTCTTGCCAATACCAGTTTGCAACATGGCTGATGAGCGTCATCACAGCAAATAACACAACCGCTACAGTTACAACGCGCCACAAAGTCCACTTTGGCCCACTGCAGCCTCCTCTAACCTTCACAACGTACGCCCAAACAGCCAACCAAAGCAGCACGGCAAAGTAAGAGAACACGCTGCTCCTGATTGTTTCAAGCAGACACTCAACACTCCAACACATTGTACACCTCCGCACCATGAACCAACAAACAAAGATCTTAAACGCTACATAATGTTCATATAAATATAAAATTACATACTCCTCAAATCATCAGCAAACCAGAAGAACAAGGCAGCGCACAACAGCAATAAGCCCCCCTTGAAAAACCCAAGATAATATTTCCTGCCCGGCCTTCTCACCCTATCCACGTAATCAAAAGCCAACAAGAGCACAAATCAGATCAGCGTCTGCATTATGACTTTTACTGCATGTTACATCAACAACCTCACAACAAATCAAATTTTCAAACCAGTGAATTGCACGCAAACAATCCTTAAACAATGAATTATAAAATTGCACATGCATGACCAACGCTATCTAACGATATGAGTTATCAGCGTTCTTCCCACAAAAATCGCTACACACCAGAATACAACAAACCTGACCGACACACCATACAGTTGATCCTCACGCTTGGATTTTTGGATGTACAGCACCACCCAGAAAATGAAAAACGCAAAAATGTAGAATACAAACTCTTTCCTTACAGTTTCCAGCAAACACTCGGGTGTCCAGCACGTCATATCCCAGCCCCTTTTCTCGTTCCGGCCTTTCGGCTGACGTCTCCATACAAACTGTGCGACCTATATGCGACATTGCTTACAAACTTACATTCTCGCAAGCAACCCTTTTCAAGCTCACCCCATCGCCAGGCTTCACGCCGTCGCCGCCAACCCGCACCGTGCCCCCCAACTTTTCCAACTTTCTCCCCACATAGCCCTATGTGGGGTGCAAAATAATCCATCCTGACTAGGCTTCGGGGATCTTCCGCCTTCGCAGATGCGGAATCCAACAGGAGACACCCCGATTCGCCAGCCTATTTCTCATCGCAGTCTAGACGACAGCCGCCCGGAGCAAGCTCCGGATGCAGGCCCAGGCACGCCCGCCGCCGGTTCGAGAAGCTCCGTCCACATCGAGCGCGAGGCGCGCGCTACCAGCGAACGCCGCCGCTGGCGGTCCCGCGCGGCCTGGACGCCCCGGATCTTGCGCCACAGCTCCGCCTGGAAGTGACGGACCGCCATAGCTGGAGAACCCTGGTCAACCTCAACCACAGGAAGGAAAGACAGATGAGCGAGAGAACTGATGACCCCGGATTCCAGGATTACTCCTGGACGGACGACGTGAACCACACCCTCGGCCCCCTGGGGGCACCCCGGCCCCGCAGCAGACCGCACTGGGCGACAATGCGCGAGGGAACGGCGAGATGGACACGCCAATGGCCCCCTATGCCGCCATCATTCGCGCCCCCAAGGAAGGCGAAGGTGGATGGAACAGCCGTATGCCCTACGACAAGTACATGGAGAATCCACTTGTCCAAGGGCTCTCTGGATACGCGAAGGGGATAGTTCGCGGGATCGGCCTGAAGGCCCACCCGAGCCTGGACGCAGACACCCCAGTGGAGGAAGTGGTCAGTGGCCTGACCAAGGCTCTTCATCCGGGGTTGGATGCACCGAAGGCCGTGGTGATGGCAGTGAAACGGTTCTCCGGCACACCACTCGATTCGGAGGATCAACGCGGAGCATTTGAGGGCGGCGTTGGATATTTCGCACGGCTGGCGCCGTATCCTATTCGCAAACCGTGGGAAGCTTGGACATGGGCAACAAGGTGATCGGAGCAGGCAAAACCATCCTGCATCAGTAATCAACAAGGTGCCTCAGGCCAAAGGGCCTGAGGCACCCAATTATTTATTATTGACTTCGGGGCTTAACGCAATTCCCTCAAATTTTTTATGAAGATATCTGAACCCGCTCAGGATCGAAACGCATTGTGTCTTCTGCTCCTCGACCAGCAAATTACATTGCTTTTCCAAAAGCGACAGCACCTCTTGATAACGCTTCAAACGCCATTCAAGATAATGATCTACAATCTCATGATCATCTTTGGTTACTTCGGCCTTCGCTTTGGTCATTTCAAGCCGCTGCCTTGTTGTAACCAACATGAATGCATCCGTAGCTGCCGCTGACAATGTGGTCAAATTTCTCACATATTGACCCAGCACGATACAATACTCAGAATTGTCCTTCGCGACCTCACCGCGGAGGTCCATTATCCTCCCAGAATATTCTAGAGTTACGTCAACCAGTTTATCCACCTGCGCCGCCAATTTCACGACCTCTTCCGGGAGATCGCCCTTCCCTGGCTTCCCCTGCTGCATTTGCTTTTTCAGGTAGGGTCCGGGCCAATCCTTGAATGCTTCCGCAAGGTCGGTCACCTGGGGTTGCATTTTCACCCACGCAGCGGAAAGGATCTCATTTTTGTTCGCGGCGAACGCTGCGGTAATATTTCGCGTCAGACTAAGCACCGGCGCCGGGAATCGATTAATCGAATCCACATACACGACTGGCTTCGCCTGAGTATCAATGACTATTCCAGTCTCGACAACAGATGCCAGCAGCGTATCCTGTGCAATTTCCACCAACGCCCTAAGCTGCCAGACATCTATGGACATTTTTGCATACGCTTCAAGATCGGCAGTATTATGTTTTGAGTTGATGATCGCGCGCCCAGCGTCATAAAAGGCTTGCAGCATCGGCTCCATATCTTGCGTGGTACGCTTCACGAAATCGACATAATATTTCCTGAACAGCACCAATTCATCGGCATCAGAAGCCATTGCTGACGGGGACGCCACCAATCCCAGACAAACCAACCCAAGCACGACACGCCACACCATACGTACTCCTATTGACCCGCCTAGACCCGAGCGCTCGAAGGCCGCCTCAAAGTTTTTTCAACTTTTTACCCCACATAGCCCTATGTGGGGTGAAATAAAAATCCGCCTGCATACAATTCGGGGAATCTTGGCGCGGGATGCCAGGAAACAAACAACCCTCACAGGAGGAACCCCGAATGCCCTATCCCACCATGTCCGGCCCCGCCGGGCAGCAATCGTCCGCCGACGGTCAGGCCCGCAACGAACTGGCCTACCGCCGCTACCTGGAGCAGCTCGCAGGTTTCGCCCCCGGCGAATCAGAGCTTCCCGACGAGGAGATCCTGCGCAGGCGCGCGCTGGCGCAGGATGCCGGCCAGCCCGGCCAGGCCGCGCCCCGCAACCTGCCCCCGCAGGGCTCTACGCAACCCGTGGCCGCCGCGCCCGACGCCCTGAGGTCCGCCTTGGCCCAACTGGCCGCGCGCCCCGGCATGATCGAACACCTGGAAGGCATCGACCTGGACGGCGACGGCCTGCCCGACATCCCCCTGGGGCCGCCCCCCATGAACCCCATGGCCCGCGCCCAGTGGCAGGCCGCCGTGGCCAACCGCCAGCGCCGTGGGCAGGAGCGTCAGGTCCGCCGCGCCCAGCGCAAGGTCGTGAACAACCAGGTCATGCTGGCGGTGCTCAAGGCCAACGACCCGCTGTTCGGCCGCTTGTATACGTGGATCGATAGTTTCGTCGAGTCTCTTCCGGCCCCGGTCAAGCAGGCCTTCCTGGAGAGCATCGACCGCACCCCCGGTGCGTTCCTGGAGATCTATACGCACCTGCGCGAGCACTTCCAGGGCGGAATGCCTTCGACGGAACGCCAGCAGACCTCGCCCCCCTACAACCAGCCGCAAGCTTCGCAGCTCGATCCCCGCGCGCGCATCCGCCGCGCCGTGGCCGGGCGCATGGCCGCCCCCGCTCTGGAGAGCGCTGGCGTCCTGGAAGAACGCCTGGGCGGGGCCGCCCGCTCCACCGAGCTGGCCGAACTCAAGGCCCGCGCCAGATCCGGCCGCGCCCGCGAGGGCGACCTGCTGCGCTACCTCGAACTCTCCATGAATTCCGGCTCCGGCCGCTAACCTGTAACCTCTACAAGGAGAACAATACGCAATGGCTGATTCCCTGACTTCCTACTACTCCAATTCCGGCGCCGGCGTGCGCGAGATGAAGGACACCCTCTTCTCGGACGTGGAGAACGTGATCCAGACCGTCACGCCCCACAAGACCCCCTTCAT is a genomic window containing:
- a CDS encoding Hsp20/alpha crystallin family protein — translated: MSDIRKTEEKGFPRVKPATDIVEAEDGFYIYMDMPGVSKEALVIDLNEDEIKVSGRSAYPAPDGEKLIHVEFGNGEYYRGFTLSHIVDKSRIKATLKNGVLELHLPKAEKAQPRKIDIQMG
- a CDS encoding Hsp20/alpha crystallin family protein, whose amino-acid sequence is MVIDFSPFFGAQSPLERVFEAIWSPTLPISQRPYAYPPLNISEDQDRILVHCEIPGMDISEIDLSLTDSSLVIKGERQPAKGKYYRQERPTGAFQRVVNIQSPIDRDKVSAKMKDGLLEIVIPKSDGAKPKKISIDIA
- a CDS encoding FmdB family zinc ribbon protein, encoding MPIYEYQCRACSCRFEEIRHASSSEKPACPSCASKDVVRLMSAPNVQGLGGPDLSGPSSGGLGGCGSGGFS
- the folD gene encoding bifunctional methylenetetrahydrofolate dehydrogenase/methenyltetrahydrofolate cyclohydrolase FolD; this translates as MQLLDGKATALSIRQQLAQEVAVLAARHGRPPHLAVVLVGEDPASQVYVRNKEKACADAGIRSSAHRIPAETTQAELETLVSGLNADDGVDGILVQAPLPKHLDILAVQALVAPEKDVDGFHPMNVGKLCIGLPCLEPCTPAGVMVLLERYGISCAGKRAVVIGRSNIVGKPMALMLARATPLANATVTICHSRTPDLPGVCREADILVAAIGRARFVTKDMVKPGAVVIDVGMNRTDTGLCGDVDFAAVKDVASAITPAPGGIGPMTIAMLISNTVKAFTMRKGA
- a CDS encoding YbhB/YbcL family Raf kinase inhibitor-like protein, which produces MAGTTAKILLAALALLLWGGAAEARTLTLLSPAFKDGDKMPRSTGCDGGERSPALQVSGAPEGTRTLALLASEMDGGKARATLWMACNIPPATQTIAENQPRTRQMKPEGVQVSLPGGKPGYSGPCPPAGATRNVMIEVFALDTSLDLPESATRQEFLLALEGHILARAKLAGKYKK
- the htpG gene encoding molecular chaperone HtpG: MSDNVIKREFKADIVKLLDIITHSVYTNKEIFLRELVSNASDALEKLRFQMSRGDQVAAPDLPLEIRIATDKDNAVLTITDTGLGMSELELVENIGSIAHSGSEDFINALGEDKSKASSIIGRFGVGFYSVFMVARKVVLTTSSATPGEQAWVWISDGLGGYELIPAEGEVERGTSIEIHLKDDAKEFAEPDVLKDVINRHSHFISFPILVDGERVNTVPAIWREPKSSVTAEQYKEFYTFLTHDDEPPLETIHMNVDAPVQFSSLVFVPAKAEDYMGFQKLERGLDLYVRRVLIAKDATELLPEYLRFCRGVVDTEDLPLNISRETLQQNAVLRRIAQAVTKEILSRLKKKAASDPDGYAALWKEHSKIFKLGYSDYLNRDSVAELLRFDSSALDGPGKLTSLADYVSRAKEGQKTVYYVSGPSREAVELNPYLEMFTRKGVEVLYLYEPIDEFMLESLHTFKEFTFKSAEQAQASDLDPFEDVAPAANAPEPLTTEQSGGLDALLSDMKKILGDKIKDVRRSTRLKSSPSCLVSAEGGSSQMQKIMRLMSKDESIPPKIMEVNPDHPLTRNLLDIHTADPADPFIEQATTQLYESALLLEGYLSDPHKMVGRINAILEQASGWYAGLKKKG